From Sphingomonas bisphenolicum, one genomic window encodes:
- a CDS encoding type II toxin-antitoxin system Phd/YefM family antitoxin gives MKISVSDAKAQLTDLVRRAEAGDEVILTRHGHAAVRLVPIKAQVDAKSRRALIEAIRAEAARIASPGPCAARSQDFLYDDEGLPD, from the coding sequence ATGAAAATTTCCGTGTCCGACGCCAAGGCGCAACTGACCGACCTGGTCAGGCGCGCCGAAGCGGGTGACGAAGTCATCCTCACCCGTCATGGCCACGCGGCCGTTCGCCTCGTTCCCATCAAGGCGCAGGTAGATGCGAAGTCGCGACGCGCATTGATCGAGGCCATTCGGGCGGAAGCGGCAAGGATCGCTTCCCCTGGCCCCTGTGCGGCGCGAAGCCAGGACTTTCTCTATGATGATGAAGGTCTGCCAGATTGA
- the rimP gene encoding ribosome maturation protein RimP codes for MADIALLTALIEPEVKALGFDLVRIRLFGSGDEHTLQIMAEDPKTKQLVIEDCAAISRRISDVMDEVDPIEEAYRLEVSSPGIDRPLTRLHDFIEWAGHEAKISATEIVEGRKSFRGVLNGVEGDDILFTDAKSGDVVIPFALVSDAKLLLTDALLSATMPLSSDGADDFETEE; via the coding sequence ATGGCGGACATCGCCCTATTGACCGCGCTGATCGAACCCGAGGTAAAGGCCCTGGGCTTCGACCTCGTGCGGATCAGGCTGTTCGGGTCGGGCGACGAGCATACGTTGCAGATCATGGCCGAAGACCCGAAGACCAAGCAACTGGTCATCGAGGATTGCGCTGCCATCTCGCGGCGTATTTCGGACGTGATGGATGAGGTCGATCCGATCGAGGAGGCCTATCGTCTGGAGGTCAGTTCGCCCGGCATCGACCGGCCGCTGACCCGGCTGCACGACTTCATCGAATGGGCCGGCCATGAGGCCAAGATTTCCGCGACCGAGATCGTCGAGGGACGCAAGAGCTTCCGCGGCGTCCTGAACGGGGTCGAAGGCGACGACATATTGTTTACCGACGCGAAGAGTGGCGACGTCGTCATTCCCTTCGCTTTGGTCAGCGACGCGAAGCTGCTGCTGACCGACGCGCTCCTTTCTGCTACAATGCCGCTTTCCTCCGATGGGGCGGATGATTTTGAAACCGAAGAATAA
- a CDS encoding PQQ-dependent sugar dehydrogenase, with product MTRAIMTALPLILIACSAENATGQNSAAAADKPFKTSVIADFDSPWAMTFLPDGRALVTEKAGEMILFDPRNGTKIPIAGIPAVDSAGQGALMDVVLSPTFARDKAVYFSFSEERDGVKGVALAKGAFNQASDGTTKLDGVTVLFRASPYVDGNGHYSGRIAFSPDGQYLFFTNGERQKFDPAQDPKATLGKVLRLNLDGTPAANNPLAAKGFHPAIWSYGHRNLLGIAFDKDGRLWEQEMGPKGGDEVNLIKPSLNYGWPKASNGSHYDGRDIPDHKAGDGFEAPKVWWNPVISPGGLLYYAGDMFPQWKNSLFIGGLSSQSLVRVKLDGEKAEKADQWDMGARIREVEQGPDGALWLLEDGKEGSQGRMLKLTPAAS from the coding sequence ATGACCCGAGCTATTATGACCGCCCTGCCCCTCATCCTCATCGCCTGTTCGGCCGAGAACGCCACCGGCCAGAACAGCGCCGCTGCGGCAGACAAGCCCTTCAAGACCTCCGTCATCGCCGATTTCGATTCGCCCTGGGCCATGACCTTCCTGCCCGACGGACGCGCCTTGGTGACGGAGAAGGCAGGCGAGATGATCCTGTTCGATCCCAGGAACGGCACCAAGATCCCGATCGCAGGCATCCCGGCGGTCGACAGCGCGGGCCAGGGCGCCCTGATGGACGTGGTGCTGTCGCCGACCTTCGCCAGGGACAAGGCCGTCTATTTCAGCTTTTCGGAGGAACGTGACGGGGTGAAAGGCGTGGCGCTGGCCAAGGGCGCGTTCAATCAGGCCAGCGACGGCACGACGAAGCTGGATGGCGTGACCGTCCTCTTTCGCGCCAGCCCCTATGTCGACGGCAACGGTCATTATTCGGGCCGCATCGCTTTCTCGCCCGATGGCCAATATCTTTTCTTCACCAATGGCGAGCGGCAGAAGTTCGACCCGGCGCAAGACCCCAAGGCGACGCTGGGCAAGGTGCTGCGCCTGAACCTGGACGGCACGCCCGCGGCGAACAATCCGCTCGCCGCCAAGGGCTTCCATCCCGCCATCTGGTCCTATGGTCATCGCAATCTGCTGGGCATCGCCTTCGACAAGGATGGCCGCTTGTGGGAACAGGAAATGGGACCAAAGGGCGGCGATGAGGTGAACCTCATCAAACCCAGCCTCAACTATGGCTGGCCCAAGGCGTCCAACGGCAGCCATTATGACGGCCGTGACATTCCCGATCATAAGGCGGGCGACGGGTTCGAGGCACCCAAAGTCTGGTGGAATCCGGTCATCTCGCCCGGCGGCCTGCTCTATTATGCGGGCGACATGTTCCCACAGTGGAAGAACTCGCTGTTCATCGGCGGCCTGTCCAGCCAGAGCCTCGTCCGGGTGAAGCTGGACGGCGAGAAAGCGGAAAAGGCCGACCAGTGGGACATGGGCGCCCGCATCCGCGAAGTGGAGCAAGGGCCAGACGGCGCGCTGTGGCTGTTGGAGGACGGCAAGGAAGGATCGCAGGGGCGGATGCTGAAACTGACGCCGGCAGCATCTTGA
- the nusA gene encoding transcription termination factor NusA, translated as MANAISANRAELIAIANSVASEKMIDKAIVIEAMEDAIQRAARARYGAENDIRAKLDPETGDLRLWRVVEVVELVEDYFKQVDLKQAQKLKKDAVIGDFIVDPLPAIDLGRIDAQSAKQVIFQKVRDAERERQHEEFKDRVGEIITGVVKSVEFGHVVVNLGRAEGVIRRDQQIPREVVRVGDRIRSVVLNVRRENRGPQIFLSRAHPEFMKKLFAQEVPEIYDGVITIMAAARDPGSRAKIGVISRDSSIDPVGACVGMKGSRVQAVVQEMQGEKIDIIPWSEDTATFVVNALQPAQVSRVVIDEEEERIEVVVPDDQLSLAIGRRGQNVRLASQLTGKAIDIMTEADASEKRQKEFVSRSELFQNELDVDETLSQLLVAEGFGELEEVAYVEIDELAAIEGFDDELAGELQNRALEALERREQAAREERTNLGVEDALAEMPHLTEAMLVTLGKAGIKTLDDLADLATDELVQKKRVDQRRRKSDGGSEDKGGILAAYGLSDEQGNEIIMAARAHWFEDEEA; from the coding sequence ATGGCCAACGCCATTTCCGCCAATCGGGCCGAACTGATCGCGATCGCCAACAGCGTCGCCAGCGAAAAGATGATCGACAAGGCGATCGTCATCGAAGCGATGGAAGACGCGATCCAGCGCGCCGCCCGCGCGCGCTACGGCGCTGAAAACGATATCCGAGCCAAGCTGGACCCGGAAACCGGCGACCTGCGTCTGTGGCGCGTCGTCGAAGTGGTCGAGCTGGTCGAGGATTATTTCAAGCAGGTCGACCTCAAGCAGGCGCAGAAGCTGAAGAAGGACGCCGTGATCGGCGACTTCATCGTCGACCCGCTGCCCGCGATCGACTTGGGCCGCATCGACGCCCAGTCGGCCAAGCAGGTGATCTTCCAGAAGGTCCGCGATGCCGAGCGCGAGCGCCAGCATGAGGAATTCAAGGACCGCGTGGGTGAGATCATCACCGGCGTCGTCAAGTCGGTCGAGTTCGGCCATGTCGTCGTCAATCTGGGCCGGGCCGAAGGCGTCATCCGCCGCGACCAGCAGATTCCGCGCGAAGTCGTTCGCGTCGGTGACCGCATTCGCTCGGTCGTGCTGAACGTCCGCCGCGAAAATCGCGGGCCGCAGATTTTCCTGAGCCGCGCGCATCCCGAGTTCATGAAGAAGCTGTTCGCCCAGGAAGTCCCCGAAATCTACGACGGCGTCATCACCATCATGGCCGCCGCCCGCGATCCGGGCAGCCGCGCCAAGATCGGCGTCATCAGCCGCGACAGCAGCATCGACCCGGTCGGCGCCTGCGTCGGCATGAAGGGCAGCCGCGTGCAGGCCGTCGTGCAGGAAATGCAGGGCGAAAAGATCGACATCATCCCTTGGTCGGAAGATACCGCGACCTTCGTCGTCAACGCGTTGCAGCCCGCACAGGTCAGCCGCGTCGTCATCGACGAGGAAGAAGAGCGGATCGAAGTCGTCGTTCCCGACGATCAGCTGTCGCTCGCCATCGGCCGCCGCGGCCAGAATGTCCGCCTCGCCAGCCAGCTGACCGGCAAGGCGATCGACATCATGACCGAGGCCGACGCCAGCGAGAAGCGCCAGAAGGAATTCGTGTCGCGCTCCGAGCTGTTCCAGAACGAACTGGACGTGGACGAGACGCTGTCGCAGTTGCTGGTCGCCGAAGGCTTCGGCGAACTGGAAGAGGTCGCCTATGTCGAGATCGACGAACTGGCGGCGATCGAAGGCTTTGACGACGAACTGGCCGGCGAGTTGCAGAACCGCGCGCTCGAAGCGCTGGAGCGCCGCGAGCAGGCTGCGCGCGAAGAACGCACCAATCTGGGCGTCGAGGACGCGCTGGCCGAGATGCCGCATCTGACCGAAGCGATGCTGGTCACGCTGGGCAAGGCGGGCATCAAGACGCTCGACGACCTGGCCGATCTCGCCACCGACGAACTGGTGCAGAAGAAGC
- a CDS encoding type II toxin-antitoxin system VapC family toxin yields the protein MIAIDTSAIMALLLNEAEADVCAAVLGSDDALIMSSGTLTETLIVALRRNYSRQAERLIGELDIDIVALTPDSARRAADAYARWGKSMHPASLNYGDCFAYELATTRNCPLLFVGNDFAQTDVISAL from the coding sequence TTGATCGCGATCGATACGTCCGCGATTATGGCTCTCCTGTTGAATGAAGCGGAAGCGGATGTTTGCGCAGCAGTGTTGGGAAGCGATGACGCGCTGATCATGTCATCGGGCACCTTAACGGAGACTCTGATCGTTGCCCTTCGGCGCAATTACAGTCGGCAGGCCGAGCGTCTGATCGGGGAACTCGACATCGACATAGTGGCGCTGACACCGGATTCCGCCCGGCGCGCGGCGGACGCCTACGCCAGATGGGGAAAAAGCATGCATCCCGCCAGTCTCAATTACGGCGATTGCTTCGCCTATGAACTGGCGACCACGCGCAACTGCCCGTTGCTCTTTGTGGGCAATGATTTTGCGCAGACGGATGTCATATCCGCCCTTTGA